Proteins encoded in a region of the Candidatus Moanabacter tarae genome:
- the cdsA gene encoding Phosphatidate cytidylyltransferase, producing MTPRVLSTLVLWSTIIVVLVLFGPIAGLLLVVSLSILAQSEFYTLLEKSGRPGYVQPGAALGTVLILVSYFGTFQDFIILSLICLASTALAEFSSSSITRRVAVTLFGILCIPFALSFIVLTLNLPTDRKEGLLLAVWLILTAKFTDVGGLLVGKAIGSRKIAPKTSPNKTWEGAIGGVVVSGLAGATYVLAFKNHLPQLFSPASAVLLAFPISATAIVSDLVQSYLKRLAHQKDSGTIIPGIGGALDLADSLLISAPCGYVLIRVFLIS from the coding sequence CCTAGAGTTCTCAGTACCCTGGTCCTTTGGAGCACAATTATAGTAGTTCTTGTCCTGTTTGGTCCCATTGCCGGACTTCTTCTGGTAGTTTCTCTTTCTATCCTAGCACAGTCTGAATTCTACACCCTGCTCGAAAAGTCCGGAAGGCCTGGATACGTCCAGCCAGGAGCAGCTCTTGGAACGGTTCTTATTCTCGTTTCTTATTTCGGAACCTTCCAAGATTTCATCATTCTTTCTCTCATCTGCCTGGCCTCCACTGCGCTAGCCGAATTTAGCAGCTCGTCAATTACTAGAAGAGTAGCCGTAACACTCTTCGGAATTCTCTGCATTCCTTTCGCTCTAAGCTTTATCGTTCTTACCCTTAATCTACCGACTGACAGAAAAGAAGGTTTACTTCTTGCTGTCTGGCTTATTCTGACTGCCAAATTTACCGATGTCGGAGGTCTACTCGTCGGTAAAGCTATTGGCAGTAGGAAGATAGCGCCCAAGACGAGCCCGAATAAGACTTGGGAAGGCGCGATCGGGGGGGTTGTCGTATCCGGGCTTGCTGGGGCCACATACGTTCTCGCATTCAAGAACCACCTGCCTCAATTATTCTCGCCCGCATCTGCTGTTCTACTTGCTTTCCCAATCTCGGCAACTGCGATTGTGTCAGATCTCGTTCAATCGTACCTGAAACGCTTGGCGCACCAGAAAGATTCAGGGACCATTATTCCTGGAATCGGCGGTGCCCTCGATCTCGCTGACAGCCTACTTATCAGTGCTCCCTGCGGCTATGTTCTGATTCGAGTCTTTTTGATCAGCTAA